One Roseimaritima multifibrata DNA window includes the following coding sequences:
- a CDS encoding serine/threonine-protein kinase → MINSPKDGTTLLSTTRHEPNATLTLRGTTRTMKDERLLSQYEAILSERKLHWTTHHHLIKLLGSGGQGEVFLTEQLGTDGFTIPLAMKFFSPERFNDVRHYEENMQRIAGIAARVALIQHDNMLDVQNFIERDRIRVMVMEWVDGYDLCQLTDPKCLESLQAVVARGRMQYIQNVIVTYGREHLRFKAGMAVAIVRECLAALGALHREGIIHGDMKPSNIMLKRTGHVKLIDIGSAIDFNNPPRERDCTPTYAAPELIDRCESTPQSDLASVGYVLIELLSGHNPFAGEHDLGTLLQLKRELPHRLEGMLPDEVTRNELLMSFLQDLIAPDPNYRFETAEAAEHQGAAAFHRQLILGDMATEYDHDLRLWLDDLRKLDIG, encoded by the coding sequence ATGATTAATTCTCCAAAGGATGGGACGACCTTGCTGTCGACGACCAGGCATGAGCCGAACGCCACGCTGACCTTGCGTGGTACGACACGGACAATGAAAGACGAGCGTTTGCTGTCTCAGTATGAGGCGATTCTGAGCGAACGGAAACTTCACTGGACCACTCACCATCACTTGATAAAGTTGCTGGGCAGTGGAGGCCAGGGGGAAGTGTTCCTTACCGAGCAGCTCGGGACCGATGGTTTTACGATTCCGTTGGCCATGAAATTTTTCTCACCTGAGCGTTTTAATGACGTTCGGCATTATGAGGAAAACATGCAGCGGATCGCCGGCATCGCGGCTCGCGTTGCTTTGATCCAGCACGACAACATGTTGGATGTGCAGAACTTCATCGAGCGAGATCGGATTCGCGTGATGGTGATGGAGTGGGTCGATGGCTATGACCTTTGCCAACTGACCGATCCCAAATGCTTAGAGAGTTTGCAGGCTGTCGTTGCTCGCGGGCGGATGCAGTACATCCAAAACGTGATCGTCACCTACGGCCGGGAACACTTGCGTTTCAAGGCGGGGATGGCAGTGGCCATTGTCCGTGAGTGTTTAGCGGCATTGGGAGCGTTGCATCGGGAAGGGATCATTCATGGCGATATGAAGCCATCGAATATCATGTTGAAGCGGACGGGGCACGTGAAATTGATTGATATTGGATCGGCGATCGATTTCAATAATCCTCCTCGCGAGCGCGATTGCACCCCGACGTATGCGGCTCCCGAATTGATCGACCGCTGCGAATCGACTCCGCAAAGCGATTTGGCCAGTGTCGGATACGTGTTGATTGAATTGCTCAGCGGGCACAATCCGTTTGCTGGGGAACACGATCTTGGAACCTTGCTGCAATTGAAGCGGGAATTGCCTCATCGCTTAGAAGGGATGCTTCCCGACGAGGTGACGAGGAACGAATTACTGATGAGCTTCCTGCAGGATTTAATTGCTCCCGATCCAAATTACCGATTTGAAACGGCCGAGGCGGCGGAACATCAAGGTGCAGCGGCTTTCCATCGGCAGCTGATCCTAGGGGATATGGCGACCGAATACGATCACGATCTCCGGTTGTGGTTAGACGACCTGCGAAAGCTAGATATCGGGTAA
- a CDS encoding TIGR00266 family protein: MTHPIACTQCGKRYQAPPELVGKVIRCKACGGEFQVPPADPQPPYPASRSADTSTPLSSPYEAVASFQGGQANTGHRSSDEIEYEIFGHEAQYCEITLDPGEQVLAEAGALMYMDDGIEMKSVFGDPSNQGGGFVSKVFGAGKRVLTGESLFMTTFTNQSQRRGKVAFGSPYPGRMIPLHLDELGGQIICQKDAFLCGARGLSIDIAFQKKIAAGLFGGEGFIMQRLTGDGIAIVHAGGTMMHRELQPGEKLRLDTGCLMAVGPTVTYDIEFVGGLRNAFFGGEGVFLATVVGPGPVWLQSLPFSRLAGRITAASPSTGNKSVGEGSLLGGIGDMFMGD, translated from the coding sequence ATGACACATCCTATCGCATGCACGCAATGTGGAAAACGCTATCAAGCACCACCCGAATTGGTTGGCAAAGTCATCCGTTGCAAAGCTTGCGGAGGTGAATTTCAGGTCCCCCCAGCCGATCCCCAGCCACCCTACCCTGCCTCGCGTTCAGCCGACACGTCGACTCCGTTAAGCAGCCCCTACGAAGCGGTCGCCTCTTTCCAGGGCGGTCAAGCCAACACGGGGCATCGAAGCAGCGACGAAATCGAATACGAAATATTTGGCCACGAAGCCCAATACTGTGAAATCACTCTCGATCCTGGCGAACAGGTTCTCGCCGAAGCGGGAGCCCTGATGTACATGGATGACGGGATCGAAATGAAAAGTGTGTTTGGCGATCCCTCGAATCAGGGAGGCGGATTTGTCAGCAAGGTTTTCGGAGCTGGCAAACGTGTGCTGACCGGTGAATCGCTGTTCATGACAACCTTCACAAACCAAAGCCAGCGACGTGGCAAAGTTGCCTTCGGTTCCCCCTACCCCGGACGCATGATCCCGCTTCATTTGGATGAACTGGGGGGCCAAATCATTTGCCAAAAAGATGCGTTCCTATGTGGGGCACGTGGCCTATCGATCGATATCGCATTCCAAAAGAAAATCGCTGCCGGACTGTTCGGCGGCGAAGGCTTTATCATGCAACGACTGACAGGCGACGGGATCGCGATCGTGCACGCCGGTGGCACGATGATGCACCGCGAACTCCAGCCTGGCGAAAAACTACGCCTGGATACCGGTTGCCTGATGGCGGTCGGTCCAACGGTCACCTACGACATCGAATTTGTCGGCGGATTGAGGAACGCCTTTTTCGGCGGCGAAGGCGTCTTTCTGGCGACCGTCGTTGGCCCCGGTCCCGTCTGGCTCCAGTCACTACCCTTCTCGCGATTGGCAGGCCGGATTACCGCGGCCTCGCCCAGCACCGGGAACAAAAGCGTCGGCGAAGGCTCCCTCCTTGGAGGCATCGGCGACATGTTCATGGGAGACTAA
- the fliD gene encoding flagellar filament capping protein FliD — MGRIQTSIGLITGTDIQGTVDQLIALSSIPRDQLVSRNDTLAQQQDSISQLTASVIGVQLSGDRLGAASLFTTRKDTSSNEEALSVSSEGGAALGNYTVTTQQLAATHSVSSRQQFASTEEALGFSGEFSIRNGGQLEQSIPLQQLNDGLGVQQGSIQITDRSGASATIDLTNVRSIEQVLEKINQNTTVSVRASADRDGITLTDLTGQTLSNLRVDEVGGGETAADLGLYGINVAANTAVGHDLTLGNTAAFNSSTLNDLGAQFNTGNDLQIGFADGSSLAFDLGQEAVPAVAPTGSTNSGNANASLDFTDLTEAHDFEGLTVTFNHDALLVTGNPSYQLSGSGTGQTLEITINDSLTTATQIADLINNDAALGSKLQVQVEGTGTGMPDRSETTVLEGAAAIAAVPHPETIGELVSQLNALDPSRLSAEIAEGTTEIVLTDLTSGGDPFTISDLGTSNLSSLLGFPTSSLTGTLKTPPKEESLFGVSLSELNGGQGVGALSSLDITLRDGSSANVDLSNAETVQQVIDSINNSGLQMVAKLDDSKTGIRLRDLSGGTSSNFTVSSSDATATALGIATDSEDTIVDGSHLGRQYVNRDTLLSDLNQGLGVSAGSFKVTDSTGAASAINLTIDEIENVGQLIDKVNDLGLGITASLNAKGDGIQIVDTAGGGGALKIENSGNGLAATQLGIAGSATTQTINGESVEAIVGGDSLSIQIEATDSLDTIVEKINASEQYVKASVVREEEGGYSLRLTSRKGGELGQFSIDSVGFKLPTETTSRGQDAQVLLADDTGGSRLLSSVDGVFEDESTGLNLTLKALSDDPISVSVEENPDAVISAVNTLVTQYNLLRDKLDALTFYDAESSGSGLLFGSTEALRVEMGYSRLMSGVMQGNGEISSLAEVGIRLNDTGRLEVDETKLAERLSTDSEAVEKFFTNEDTGVAARLNSLAERLAGVDNGMLLTRGNALTTRVERNNERIDAMNVRLENERERLLTQFYTMESAIAKIQSNSQYVSGIQPLSYSS; from the coding sequence ATGGGACGCATCCAAACATCGATCGGATTGATTACAGGGACCGATATCCAAGGGACCGTTGACCAATTGATCGCCCTAAGTTCCATCCCTCGCGACCAACTGGTATCGCGAAACGATACGCTTGCGCAACAACAGGACAGTATTTCCCAGTTGACTGCCTCGGTCATCGGCGTGCAACTGTCGGGAGACCGTTTGGGTGCCGCCTCGCTTTTCACCACGCGAAAAGACACCTCCTCCAACGAAGAGGCCCTCTCGGTCAGCTCCGAAGGCGGCGCGGCCCTTGGCAACTACACCGTCACCACGCAGCAATTGGCAGCAACGCACTCGGTTTCCTCGCGTCAACAGTTTGCCAGTACCGAGGAAGCTCTGGGGTTCAGCGGTGAATTCAGCATCCGCAATGGTGGGCAGCTGGAACAATCGATCCCACTGCAACAATTGAACGATGGTCTGGGGGTCCAGCAAGGATCGATCCAGATCACCGACCGCAGCGGTGCCTCGGCGACGATCGACTTGACCAATGTGCGGTCGATCGAACAAGTCCTGGAAAAAATCAACCAAAACACCACCGTTAGCGTCCGAGCTAGCGCCGACCGCGATGGAATCACGCTTACCGATTTGACGGGGCAGACCCTGTCCAACCTCCGAGTCGACGAAGTTGGCGGTGGCGAAACCGCGGCCGACCTCGGTTTGTACGGCATCAATGTCGCCGCCAACACCGCCGTCGGGCATGACCTGACTCTTGGCAACACGGCTGCCTTCAACAGTTCCACCCTAAACGACCTGGGCGCCCAGTTTAATACCGGCAACGACCTCCAAATAGGTTTTGCGGACGGATCGTCGCTTGCCTTTGACCTTGGCCAGGAAGCGGTCCCCGCGGTCGCCCCCACGGGATCAACCAATAGCGGCAACGCCAACGCCTCGCTTGATTTCACAGACCTTACCGAAGCACACGACTTCGAAGGCCTGACCGTAACGTTTAATCATGACGCCCTGCTGGTAACTGGGAATCCTTCTTACCAGCTATCGGGCAGCGGCACCGGGCAGACGCTTGAAATCACGATCAACGACAGTCTCACCACTGCCACTCAGATCGCCGACCTGATCAACAACGACGCCGCTTTGGGTAGCAAACTTCAGGTCCAAGTCGAAGGGACCGGGACGGGAATGCCCGATCGCTCCGAAACGACCGTCCTGGAAGGAGCCGCTGCGATCGCCGCGGTCCCTCACCCGGAAACCATCGGCGAATTGGTCTCCCAGCTGAACGCTCTGGACCCAAGTCGACTCTCTGCAGAGATCGCCGAAGGAACCACGGAGATCGTCCTGACGGACCTTACATCCGGCGGAGATCCGTTTACGATCAGCGACCTTGGAACTTCCAACCTAAGTTCACTCCTCGGCTTCCCGACGTCCAGTCTGACCGGAACGCTGAAGACTCCTCCTAAAGAAGAAAGCCTATTCGGAGTTTCTTTGTCGGAGCTGAACGGCGGACAAGGCGTCGGCGCCCTTTCCAGCTTGGACATTACGCTTCGCGACGGCTCCTCCGCAAACGTCGACCTGTCGAACGCCGAAACGGTCCAACAGGTGATTGATTCGATCAACAACAGTGGGCTGCAAATGGTCGCAAAGTTGGACGATTCCAAAACCGGAATTCGTTTGCGAGACCTTTCCGGTGGCACCAGTTCGAACTTCACCGTCAGTAGTTCCGACGCGACGGCAACGGCCCTTGGAATTGCTACGGACAGTGAAGACACCATCGTCGATGGCAGCCACCTTGGTCGGCAATATGTCAATCGAGACACTTTGCTGAGCGACCTCAATCAAGGTCTGGGGGTCTCGGCCGGTTCCTTCAAAGTGACCGATTCGACAGGTGCCGCCAGCGCGATCAACCTGACCATCGATGAAATCGAAAATGTCGGGCAACTGATCGATAAGGTTAACGACCTGGGACTGGGGATCACGGCCTCGCTGAATGCGAAGGGCGACGGGATTCAAATCGTCGACACCGCCGGGGGTGGCGGAGCCCTAAAGATCGAGAATAGTGGCAACGGTTTAGCGGCGACTCAGCTGGGAATCGCCGGTTCGGCGACGACTCAAACGATCAATGGGGAATCGGTCGAAGCGATTGTCGGCGGAGACTCACTTTCCATCCAGATCGAAGCGACCGATTCGCTCGATACGATCGTGGAAAAAATCAATGCTTCGGAGCAGTATGTCAAAGCATCGGTCGTCCGCGAAGAAGAGGGAGGGTACTCGCTGCGTCTGACAAGCCGCAAAGGGGGCGAACTTGGCCAATTCAGTATCGACTCCGTCGGTTTCAAGCTACCGACAGAAACGACCTCTCGCGGACAAGACGCTCAGGTCCTACTTGCCGACGATACCGGCGGTTCGCGTCTGCTTTCCAGCGTCGATGGAGTCTTCGAAGACGAATCGACCGGCCTGAACCTAACCCTCAAGGCACTCTCGGACGATCCGATATCGGTCAGTGTGGAAGAAAATCCAGATGCGGTCATCAGCGCGGTCAATACTCTGGTCACGCAGTACAACCTCCTGCGTGACAAACTGGACGCGTTGACGTTCTACGATGCGGAATCCTCAGGCTCCGGATTGTTGTTCGGATCAACCGAAGCGCTCCGCGTCGAGATGGGATATAGCCGTTTGATGTCCGGAGTCATGCAAGGCAACGGCGAAATCAGCTCACTAGCGGAAGTCGGGATTCGGCTGAACGATACCGGACGCCTGGAAGTGGATGAAACCAAATTGGCAGAACGCCTGTCGACCGACAGCGAAGCGGTCGAAAAGTTCTTTACCAACGAGGATACGGGCGTCGCCGCAAGACTCAATTCGCTTGCCGAACGATTGGCCGGAGTCGATAACGGCATGCTGCTGACTCGCGGGAATGCCCTGACAACTCGCGTCGAGCGAAACAACGAACGCATCGACGCGATGAACGTCCGGCTTGAAAACGAACGAGAACGGCTGCTAACCCAGTTCTACACGATGGAATCGGCCATCGCGAAAATTCAAAGCAATTCGCAGTACGTATCGGGCATCCAACCCCTCTCGTACTCCAGCTAA
- a CDS encoding flagellin N-terminal helical domain-containing protein, which yields MTRINTNVPSLIAQNRLQDSNNSLQESLTRLSTGLRINSGADDPAGLIASEALRSEITGLNKAISNTKRASQIISTADSALGQVSSLLGDIRGLVVEAANSGALSDDEIAANQLQVDSSLEALNRIAQTTTFQGRKLLDGSLDFVSNVGEVASVTDAQIDQANLGATGTVSVDVNITAAAEKAKITSASTAFSASAQANTSFTFGTQTGTLETDIDITTDSSIAAGTEFTFLDSTTKEDGSALAAGDVEAVYDEDTNTVTIRGNGDTATRGDVQTAVDGLDGFTASGATAATVVTFNSSTPADVTLTAVESELTITADTAGYKFNDVTVSFVGGATNDAAYDATAKTLTVTIDNTAPQTAADIAAAIGAAGVGFTAVATNDTAELDFPNTPIEDISTGATGGEILNDDLVFELTGTTGSETFNFKAGANADQIAAAINLVSDATGVTATNTSNSLSFDTSAYGSDSLAAIDIISEGASGSFAASLDSRRNVGSDIVAQINGTSASGKGNTLSLNTATLDLSLSVTEGSTTDFSFNITGGGAKFQLGGSVVSNQQARLGIGSVSTGKLGGTSGRLYELGSGQGKSLANDAAGAAEIVDEVINKVTSLRGRLGAFQATTLESNLVSLNDTVANLQEAESSIRDADFAAESAKLTRAQILVQSGTNVLALANQNPQNVLSLIR from the coding sequence ATGACACGTATCAACACGAACGTTCCTTCGCTGATCGCCCAAAACCGTCTGCAAGATTCGAACAACTCGTTGCAAGAATCGTTAACTCGATTGAGCACTGGTTTGCGAATCAATTCGGGAGCCGACGATCCTGCAGGTTTGATTGCAAGTGAAGCGCTGCGAAGCGAAATCACCGGTCTGAACAAAGCGATCAGCAACACCAAGCGTGCCAGCCAGATCATCAGTACCGCCGACAGTGCACTCGGTCAGGTCAGCAGCCTGCTGGGTGACATCCGCGGACTGGTTGTCGAAGCCGCCAATAGTGGCGCCCTCAGCGACGACGAAATCGCAGCTAACCAGTTGCAGGTCGATAGCTCGCTCGAAGCCCTCAACCGAATCGCACAGACGACCACTTTCCAGGGTCGAAAGTTGTTGGACGGATCGCTTGACTTCGTCAGCAACGTCGGCGAAGTCGCCAGCGTCACCGACGCCCAGATCGACCAAGCCAACCTGGGCGCGACCGGCACGGTATCGGTTGATGTCAACATCACAGCCGCAGCCGAAAAAGCTAAAATCACCAGTGCTTCGACCGCCTTTTCGGCTTCCGCCCAAGCGAACACATCGTTCACTTTCGGAACCCAAACGGGAACGTTGGAAACCGACATCGACATTACCACCGATTCCTCCATTGCTGCGGGAACCGAGTTCACCTTTTTGGATTCGACTACAAAGGAAGATGGATCAGCTTTGGCAGCTGGGGACGTCGAAGCGGTCTATGACGAAGATACCAATACGGTCACCATTCGCGGCAACGGCGACACGGCGACACGTGGCGACGTCCAAACCGCAGTCGACGGATTGGATGGTTTTACCGCATCGGGTGCAACGGCCGCTACCGTCGTCACGTTCAACAGCTCGACTCCCGCCGATGTCACACTGACTGCCGTCGAATCCGAGCTAACCATTACCGCCGATACCGCTGGATACAAATTCAACGACGTTACGGTCTCCTTTGTTGGTGGAGCTACAAACGATGCAGCTTACGACGCAACAGCGAAAACGCTGACGGTGACGATCGACAACACGGCGCCTCAAACTGCAGCGGACATCGCAGCAGCCATCGGAGCCGCTGGGGTTGGTTTCACCGCAGTCGCAACCAATGACACCGCCGAACTGGACTTCCCAAACACCCCGATCGAAGATATTTCGACCGGAGCGACCGGTGGTGAAATCCTCAATGACGACCTGGTATTTGAATTGACAGGAACCACGGGGTCGGAAACGTTCAACTTCAAAGCGGGTGCCAACGCGGACCAAATCGCTGCCGCAATCAATCTGGTTAGCGATGCTACCGGAGTGACCGCAACGAACACCAGCAACTCGCTCTCCTTCGATACCAGTGCCTACGGTAGCGATTCTCTGGCGGCTATCGACATCATCAGCGAAGGGGCTTCGGGATCGTTCGCAGCAAGCCTCGATTCACGCCGAAACGTCGGTTCTGACATCGTCGCTCAGATCAACGGTACCTCGGCAAGCGGTAAGGGAAACACCCTTTCGCTTAATACCGCGACTTTGGATTTGTCCTTAAGCGTTACCGAAGGGTCAACGACCGACTTCTCCTTCAACATCACCGGTGGTGGAGCCAAATTCCAACTGGGTGGATCGGTTGTCAGCAACCAACAAGCTCGTTTGGGCATCGGCAGCGTCAGCACCGGGAAACTGGGCGGCACTTCGGGCCGGTTGTACGAACTGGGAAGTGGACAAGGAAAGAGCTTGGCCAACGACGCAGCAGGTGCTGCTGAGATCGTCGACGAAGTGATCAACAAGGTGACCAGCCTTCGCGGTCGATTGGGTGCATTCCAGGCAACGACTTTGGAAAGCAACCTGGTTTCGCTGAACGATACGGTCGCCAACCTGCAAGAAGCAGAAAGCTCGATCCGTGACGCTGACTTCGCTGCCGAATCGGCCAAATTGACTCGGGCTCAGATCCTGGTCCAGTCGGGTACCAACGTGTTGGCCCTGGCAAACCAGAACCCACAGAACGTCCTTTCGCTGATTCGATAG
- a CDS encoding flagellar export chaperone FliS, whose protein sequence is MQRYESSDKYLSQSVQNASPARLRLMLIDRGLQLAQSLASIAHPVADEASYRNQSLRLRDILGELLSGVTATESEVAKQVSDLYVFLLQHLTQAETEASPDNWNDIAHVLEVEQGTWQEVCAQAMQGTPGFPAQTVFPSSAPPSSPSTASAPSPHLRDQTQRPTLNFEA, encoded by the coding sequence ATGCAGCGATACGAATCGAGTGATAAATATCTCTCCCAAAGCGTTCAAAACGCCTCGCCAGCTCGTTTGCGGTTAATGCTGATCGACCGTGGCCTGCAACTGGCTCAATCGTTGGCATCGATTGCACACCCGGTGGCCGATGAAGCGAGTTATCGCAATCAGTCCCTTCGCCTGCGAGACATCCTCGGTGAACTGCTCTCCGGAGTGACCGCGACCGAAAGCGAAGTCGCCAAACAGGTCTCGGACCTCTATGTGTTCTTGCTCCAGCACCTCACACAAGCCGAAACCGAAGCGTCGCCGGACAACTGGAATGACATCGCCCACGTGTTAGAAGTCGAACAGGGCACTTGGCAGGAAGTCTGCGCACAGGCTATGCAGGGGACTCCAGGGTTCCCAGCTCAAACGGTTTTCCCGTCATCGGCGCCCCCTTCCTCTCCCTCAACAGCGTCCGCCCCGTCGCCACACCTACGCGACCAAACGCAACGCCCAACCCTCAATTTCGAAGCCTAA
- a CDS encoding TraB/GumN family protein gives MFRSRFLATAIVSVSLFAISSLGAQRNATVPATSAGEDEYVRISKTASGEPKGLDTAIIRFKGEPGTPLADTTIDLIGVVHIGQEEYYEDLKKRLATYDVVLYELVAPDGTRIRPEDLQARRSVLASLQTGMKDMLNLEYQLEKIDYMAKNFRHADMSPEEFMQHMEERGDSMPNMLARMMGAGIATQSDPDNSNVGLLTALFSKDRAMMLKRAMAKQLSDMEIATAGMDDENGDNTLIKGRNEKAFEVMKDELKKGHKSIAVFYGAGHLKDMDERLRRDFQMVPVETTWLQAWDLQRN, from the coding sequence ATGTTCCGTTCTCGTTTCTTGGCAACCGCCATCGTCTCGGTAAGCTTGTTTGCCATCAGCTCTCTCGGAGCTCAACGCAACGCTACCGTGCCTGCGACTTCTGCAGGCGAAGACGAATACGTTCGGATTTCCAAGACCGCTTCGGGGGAACCGAAAGGGTTGGACACGGCAATCATCCGCTTTAAAGGCGAGCCTGGAACGCCTCTTGCGGACACCACGATTGACCTGATCGGTGTTGTCCACATCGGGCAGGAAGAATACTACGAAGATCTAAAAAAGCGATTGGCGACCTACGATGTCGTGCTTTACGAATTGGTCGCTCCCGATGGAACTCGGATTCGCCCAGAAGACCTACAAGCGAGACGCTCGGTATTGGCGTCCCTTCAGACGGGAATGAAGGACATGCTAAACCTGGAATACCAACTGGAAAAAATTGACTACATGGCGAAGAACTTTCGCCATGCAGACATGAGCCCCGAAGAATTCATGCAGCACATGGAAGAACGAGGCGATTCGATGCCCAACATGCTGGCCCGGATGATGGGTGCAGGAATCGCCACCCAGTCCGATCCCGACAACAGCAACGTCGGCCTGCTCACAGCCCTGTTCAGCAAAGACCGAGCGATGATGCTGAAAAGAGCCATGGCGAAACAGTTAAGCGACATGGAAATCGCCACCGCCGGCATGGACGATGAGAATGGAGACAATACCTTGATCAAAGGACGTAATGAAAAAGCCTTTGAAGTCATGAAAGACGAGCTCAAAAAGGGTCACAAGTCGATCGCGGTCTTTTATGGCGCTGGCCATCTAAAGGACATGGACGAACGCCTACGAAGAGACTTCCAGATGGTCCCTGTCGAAACAACATGGCTCCAGGCCTGGGACCTCCAGCGCAACTAA
- the mscL gene encoding large-conductance mechanosensitive channel protein MscL, which yields MGLLKEFKEFALKGNMIDMAVGIVIGGAFGSVITSLVKDVITPPLGLLTEKVDFNSWVYTLRAADEANEISAVVLNIGAFINAMISFLIVAVAIFIVIKIMNRVRTQFEGDTETPSPTTQKCPACKMEIPIGATRCGHCTSDVPAKAA from the coding sequence ATGGGTTTGCTGAAAGAATTTAAAGAGTTCGCGTTGAAGGGCAACATGATCGACATGGCGGTCGGGATCGTCATCGGGGGAGCCTTCGGTTCGGTGATCACGTCGCTGGTCAAAGATGTGATCACGCCTCCTCTGGGGCTGTTGACCGAGAAGGTCGATTTCAATTCCTGGGTCTACACGCTGCGAGCAGCAGACGAGGCAAATGAAATCTCCGCTGTGGTGCTTAACATTGGTGCATTCATCAATGCGATGATCAGTTTTCTGATTGTGGCTGTCGCCATCTTTATCGTGATCAAAATCATGAACCGCGTTCGTACGCAGTTCGAAGGAGACACCGAAACCCCTTCACCCACCACTCAGAAATGTCCCGCTTGCAAGATGGAAATTCCGATCGGTGCAACGCGTTGCGGTCATTGCACCAGCGATGTTCCTGCAAAGGCTGCGTAA
- a CDS encoding D-2-hydroxyacid dehydrogenase, translated as MRIVLCYPVEPHHIDQIQAAAPDAEIVDAGQERIDEELPNADIFIGHAKVPVDWKRVVDAGRLKWIQSSAAGLDHCLVPEVIPTDIVVTSAAGLFAPQVTEQTFALLYGLLRRIPTFFRAQAKREFIRRPTDDLRGKTVGIVGFGGNGRAIAKGLAPMDVRILATDYYPVDAPSYVDALWSADRLPDLLAASDIVILALPLNSSTLGLINREMLALMPKDSYLINVARGQVVVEADLVQALQSGHLQGAGLDVTEREPLPEQSPLWEMPQVMITPHVGAQSARRVSDSTDLACENLRRYQNGRPLWNRVDKTLGFAHPNGVFRGNIADDPACS; from the coding sequence ATGCGCATTGTTCTTTGTTACCCAGTCGAGCCCCATCATATCGATCAAATCCAGGCCGCTGCACCAGACGCCGAGATCGTCGATGCGGGGCAGGAACGAATCGATGAGGAACTGCCGAATGCTGACATCTTTATTGGTCACGCCAAGGTTCCTGTGGACTGGAAACGAGTCGTCGACGCGGGGCGACTGAAATGGATTCAGTCCTCCGCTGCCGGACTGGATCACTGCTTGGTCCCGGAAGTGATTCCGACCGATATCGTCGTGACCAGTGCCGCAGGGCTGTTCGCCCCTCAGGTTACTGAACAGACATTCGCTCTGCTGTATGGATTGTTGCGTCGGATTCCAACTTTTTTTCGAGCTCAAGCGAAGCGCGAGTTCATTCGCCGCCCGACCGACGACCTCCGAGGCAAGACGGTCGGGATCGTAGGGTTTGGGGGAAACGGACGAGCGATCGCCAAGGGACTGGCACCGATGGACGTAAGGATTTTAGCCACCGACTATTATCCGGTGGACGCTCCTTCGTATGTCGATGCCCTCTGGTCGGCCGACCGGTTGCCAGACCTGTTGGCGGCCTCTGACATCGTCATTCTCGCTCTTCCCCTAAATTCGTCGACTTTGGGGCTGATCAACCGAGAGATGTTGGCATTGATGCCGAAGGACAGCTATTTGATCAACGTCGCACGCGGGCAGGTGGTTGTCGAAGCCGATTTGGTTCAGGCTTTGCAAAGCGGGCACCTGCAAGGCGCGGGGTTGGATGTTACCGAACGCGAACCTCTGCCAGAGCAAAGTCCTCTATGGGAGATGCCGCAGGTAATGATCACTCCCCATGTGGGGGCTCAGTCGGCGCGACGGGTGAGCGATTCCACCGATTTGGCCTGTGAAAATCTGCGCCGCTATCAAAACGGTCGTCCATTGTGGAATCGAGTTGACAAAACGCTAGGATTTGCGCATCCAAATGGTGTTTTTCGAGGGAATATTGCGGACGATCCTGCCTGTAGCTGA